Proteins from a single region of Urocitellus parryii isolate mUroPar1 chromosome 4, mUroPar1.hap1, whole genome shotgun sequence:
- the Hspa5 gene encoding endoplasmic reticulum chaperone BiP, with product MKLSLVAAVLLLLCAARAEEEDKKEDVGTVVGIDLGTTYSCVGVFKNGRVEIIANDQGNRITPSYVAFTPEGERLIGDAAKNQLTSNPENTVFDAKRLIGRTWNDPSVQQDIKFLPFKVVEKKTKPYIQVDIGGGQTKTFAPEEISAMVLTKMKETAEAYLGKKVTHAVVTVPAYFNDAQRQATKDAGTIAGLNVMRIINEPTAAAIAYGLDKREGEKNILVFDLGGGTFDVSLLTIDNGVFEVVATNGDTHLGGEDFDQRVMEHFIKLYKKKTGKDVRKDNRAVQKLRREVEKAKRALSSQHQARIEIESFYEGEDFSETLTRAKFEELNMDLFRSTMKPVQKVLEDSDLKKSDIDEIVLVGGSTRIPKIQQLVKEFFNGKEPSRGINPDEAVAYGAAVQAGVLSGDQDTGDLVLLDVCPLTLGIETVGGVMTKLIPRNTVVPTKKSQIFSTASDNQPTVTIKVYEGERPLTKDNHLLGTFDLTGIPPAPRGVPQIEVTFEIDVNGILRVTAEDKGTGNKNKITITNDQNRLTPEEIERMVNDAEKFAEEDKRLKERIDTRNELESYAYSLKNQIGDKEKLGGKLSSEDKETMEKAVEEKIEWLESHQDADIEDFKAKKKELEEIVQPIISKLYGSAGPPPTGEEDTSERDEL from the exons ATGAAGCTCTCTCTGGTGGCCGcggtgctgctgctgctctgcgcGGCGCGGGCCGAGGAGGAGGACAAGAAGGAGGATGTGGGTACCGTGGTCGGCATCGACCTGGGGACCACTTACTCCTG CGTCGGGGTGTTCAAGAATGGCCGCGTGGAGATCATCGCCAACGATCAGGGCAACCGCATCACGCCGTCTTATGTGGCCTTCACTCCTGAAGGGGAACGTCTGATCGGCGATGCGGCCAAGAATCAGCTCACCTCCAATCCTGAGAACACGGTCTTCGACGCCAAGCGGCTCATCGGCCGCACTTGGAATGACCCGTCCGTGCAGCAAGACATCAAGTTCTTGCCTTTCAAG gtggttgaaaagaaaactaaaccaTACATTCAGGTTGATATTGGAGGTGGGCAAACTAAGACATTTGCTCCAGAAGAAATTTCTGCTATGGTTCTCACTAAAATGAAAGAGACTGCTGAGGCTTATTTGGGAAAGAAG GTTACCCATGCAGTTGTTACTGTACCAGCCTATTTTAATGATGCCCAGCGGCAAGCAACCAAAGATGCTGGAACTATTGCTGGCCTGAATGTTATGAGGATCATCAATGAGCC TACAGCAGCTGCTATTGCTTATGGCCTGGataagagggagggagagaagaacaTCCTAGTGTTTGATTTGGGTGGTGGAACCTTCGATGTGTCTCTTCTCACCATTGACAATGGTGTCTTCGAAGTCGTGGCCACTAATGGAGATACTCATTTGGGTGGAGAAGACTTTGACCAGCGTGTTATGGAACACTTCATCAAGCTGTACAAAAAGAAGACTGGCAAAGATGTTAGGAAAGACAACAGAGCTGTGCAGAAACTCCGGCGTGAAGTAGAAAAGGCCAAGCGGGCCCTGTCTTCTCAACATCAAGCAAGAATTGAAATTGAGTCCTTCTATGAAGGAGAAGACTTTTCTGAAACCCTGACTCGGGCCAAATTTGAAGAGCTAAACATG GACCTGTTCCGGTCTACCATGAAGCCTGTTCAGAAAGTACTGGAGGATTCTGACTTGAAGAAGTCTGATATTGATGAGATTGTTCTTGTTGGTGGCTCTACTCGAATTCCAAAGATTCAGCAACTTGTTAAAGAGTTCTTCAATGGCAAGGAGCCATCCCGTGGCATAAACCCAGATGAGGCTGTTGCATATGGTGCTGCTGTCCAGGCTGGTGTACTCTCTGGTGATCAAGATACAG GTGACCTAGTACTGCTTGATGTATGTCCCCTGACACTTGGTATTGAAACTGTGGGAGGTGTCATGACCAAACTGATACCAAGGAACACTGTGGTACCCACCAAGAAGTCTCAGATCTTTTCTACAGCTTCTGATAATCAACCTACTGTTACAATCAAGGTCTATGAAG GTGAACGACCCCTGACAAAAGACAACCACCTTCTGGGTACATTTGATCTCACTGGAATTCCTCCTGCTCCCCGTGGGGTCCCCCAGATTGAAGTCACTTTTGAGATAGATGTGAATGGCATTCTTCGGGTGACAGCTGAAGATAAGGGTACAGGGAACAAAAATAAGATCACAATTACCAATGATCAAAATCGCCTGACACCTGAAGAAATCGAAAGGATGGTTAATGATGCTGAGAAGTTTGCTGAGGAAGACAAAAGACTCAAGGAGCGCATTGATACCAGGAATGAGTTGGAAAGCTATGCCTATTCTCTAAAGAATCAGATTGGAGATAAAGAAAAGTTGGGAGGCAAACTTTCCTCTGAAGATAAGGAGACCATGGAAAAAGCTGTAGAGGAAAAAATTGAATGGCTGGAAAGCCACCAAGATGCTGACATTGAAGACTTCAAAGCTAAAAAGAAGGAACTAGAAGAAATTGTTCAGCCAATTATCAGCAAACTCTATGGAAGTGCAGGCCCTCCCCCGACTGGTGAAGAGGATACATCAGAAAGAGACGAGTTGTAG